AAGATCTTAAGGTTTTTGAAAAGTTCAATTCCCTTCAAAGTTACCATAGGAGTCTTTTCAATGTTCAGCTGCATTACTTTTTCGGCTTCTGAAGTTGAAATAATCCCGTCTTTGTTGGCATCCAGCCTTAAAGACTGATAGGTAGAATCTACAGCAATACTGTTCTGTTCATTGGCAGAAAGAAGGTATTTCAGAAAATCTTTATCTGCTATTGCATTTCCTTTAGCCTTTTGTGAATACAGGCTGCCGCCGGAAAGAAGCAGTAGAATAATAATTAAATATCTCATGATCTGTTTATTATTTGATAAGAATTCTCCATCCGTCTCCCTTTCCAAGAAGCATCAGCCCGTCATTTTTTAGTGTTGAAATTTTGATCAGTCTGTTTTCGCTGTAAGGAGTACCATATTTCAGAAATCTTTCGTCCAGAAGCTTTCCCTGAAGATCAAAGACGAGATAAACAGATTCATTGGAAAAGCTACCGCCAAAATTATACATTTCTCCTGTTATATACAGCTTATCTGCAACAATCGCTGCATCGTGCATATGCTCCGTAAATTTCCCCTGATTACTGCTCGGGTTATAATTAAACTCACGGACTTTATCAAAGTTCATATTATAAACTCGGACTGAAGTATTTCTTCTGGTCTGTTTATTCGGAAATTGTTCCTTCGTATCGGTCATTCCGACAACATAAATCTGATTTTTATGAATCAGTATTTTTTTACCTTGAAATTCTTCACCGGTGATCTTTTTATGGCGGGTTACTTTTTTGGAAACCAGATCATATTCAAGAAGATAGCTTTTGTATGCATAAGAGCCTCTTTCATCAACAGCGCCCATCAGAACATAAAGCTTATTCTGATCCAGTGCAGCAGAATAGTATCCTGTATTATAAAAATCAAACGGAGGTTCTATAAAACTGATCACATTGTTTTCAATTTTCTGCAGATCATTGGAGATAAAGGTAACATTGAGTTCTCTGTCACGGGAAAATGCAGAATTGGTTACACAATAAAATCCGTCTTTTACATTAAAAACCAAAGGATCAAACGATACATCTGCAGGTACAGTTTCTACCACTTTTTCCTGTAAGACATTGAGATTATCATCTATTTCCCTTAGCCAGAGACGGGATCGTTTATCCATTTTTTTGGATCCTATCTGAACTAGCTTATTGTTCGTGATGCTAAAAACAGTTTTATTAAAAGACTCATCATCATAGTTTTTATTATCGCCCAGGAATGTTTTTTTGAGCACTTTCCCATCTTTAGACACTTTAATGATGGCAGAATTGAACTGTTTATCACCCTCATTCACAAAATTCTGCCCTGCGATGATGTATCCGTCCTTTACTTCTACCCCGCTTTTGGCAAAATTATTATCAACCGGGAAAAAGTTCAGGTTAAGCATAAAATCTTTATCATTATTCTGATGAGCAGTCTGGCCGAATCCCCATACTGCTGCCGAAAGAGAAGCTATCAGTTGGGTTTTAAAAAGAATAGTTTTTATTTTCATGGATAGTAGAATCTTTTTTAAGTCTTTTTTTAAGAACGCGCAAAATTCTAAAAAATATTTAATCCAGCCAAGTTAATATGATATTGATTTGATATAAAGGGCCGCACAAATCACACCATATGATTAAAAATCAACATCATACAAAACCTTTCATTTATTAAAACAGCTTACTTTCATTTTCCTGTATTATATAAATTATAAAATTCAGCGAATTTTCCCGATAGTGTGAACATAAATATTATTAAATTAAAGTTTTAAGTGTTATATTTGTTAACTGTTTTTGTCCTTATCATTGAAATGATATTATGTTAAGGATTTAACCAGCAGCTGAGAATGAATGAGTAATCCTTCCTTTTCTATTTCCAATAACTGAATGAGTTATCATCCTTATTACTGGAACCTAATGATAAAAGCATACAAAATAAATGCTGTTTGATATAATTAAATCTATTTTATAAAAAATTTAAATTCATGAACTATAAACTTGAGCTCAATACTCAGGAGCCCAACTCTAAAATTGTTTTTCACAACATCCTATTTGATTCGTTCAAGGTAAATATAGTTGAAAGATATATCGGATCAATGAAGTCCCGTCTGACATTATGTGAAGCATTGTTTAAAGTAAGAACTTTAGACGATCAGCTCGTTACCCGAAGAGACGGTAATATGAGGGTAAAAATTAAAGGAAATGAATTTGAAGTTTACGAGAGGCTGGCAAAAAGGCTGTCTTCCTACGAGTATAAAAACAAGCTGATCAACAGAAAAGATGCTGAACAGGACTATGTTCATTTTATTCTGGGTCTGGTGATTGCCAATTATGAACTTAATTAAGCCCGCGCTTAATTTATTTAAACTAAAGAGTTATATCAAATATACAGCTCCCCACCGGATAGTGGGGAGCTTATTTTCTTAAAGAGCATACAGCTTTTGAAGCAAGGGTTTTCTTTTTGTTTCATAAGGTACAACAGAGTATTATCTCTAAATAATACTTCATAAAATCACACTATAAACAAGCCTGCAATAGTCTGCGCATCGCTGCTGCTCAAAATTTCATCATAAGCGGCAGA
This region of Chryseobacterium vaccae genomic DNA includes:
- a CDS encoding prevent-host-death protein, with the protein product MNYKLELNTQEPNSKIVFHNILFDSFKVNIVERYIGSMKSRLTLCEALFKVRTLDDQLVTRRDGNMRVKIKGNEFEVYERLAKRLSSYEYKNKLINRKDAEQDYVHFILGLVIANYELN